In Treponema sp. OMZ 798, the following proteins share a genomic window:
- a CDS encoding transposase: protein MNKYSKEFKEQALQLSDEIGVRKASEDLGISYGTLTDWRKSKNRYPKQEKENHKAANILESEQKRALEKENRELKETVRILHDALRFFVKGQNK from the coding sequence ATGAATAAGTATAGCAAAGAATTTAAAGAGCAGGCGTTGCAACTGTCTGATGAAATCGGAGTAAGAAAGGCGTCTGAAGATTTAGGCATTTCGTATGGAACTCTTACTGATTGGAGAAAAAGCAAAAACCGTTATCCAAAACAGGAAAAAGAGAATCATAAAGCCGCCAATATTTTGGAAAGCGAACAGAAAAGAGCTCTTGAAAAAGAGAATAGGGAACTTAAAGAGACGGTACGGATATTACATGATGCTCTACGTTTTTTCGTCAAAGGTCAGAACAAGTAA
- a CDS encoding helicase-related protein → MKYKNLPVYEQKDRILEMLEHNQVIVVESPTGSGKTTQLPVILHEAGYSRSGMIGVTQPRRIAALSVSEFISKQLKEPMPGFVGYKMRFEDKTSSDTKIKIMTDGILLQELKLDPWLSKYSVILVDEAHERSLNIDFILGLLKRIIAERKDFKVIISSATINTDLFSMYFDGCPVIKIDAITYPVTLIFDPPAIKASTETQEAETALMDKIASIVGRILSEGRSGAILVFLPGERAIKDCIERLSKEPWYRKLFILPLYGRLSKEEQERVFKSPPFGKKKIVISTNIAETSITINDIAAVIDSGLAKLNFYNPFTFTSSLDETLISKASCNQRRGRAGRTQEGVCYRLYTRKDFETRQLYTLEEIYRTDLSEVVMRMAELGILDFENFDFISPPGKKGIIGAIDTLNMLDALESDRSLSSIGKMMCLFPLAPRQSRIIVEAITRYPDLVEEVLIAAAFLSARSPVIFPEGEEIEARKAHALFDEPLGDFASFLKVFRMYSQALDKERFCKIHYLDDRVMAEIANIKEQLELIVSDMGVPILSGGKMEHYLTAVAKGMIQFVCSAQGRDSYRSLTTEKIFIHPGSCMYKEKEQFIVAGEIVRTSRMYAMSVSPLSKKIIEEVAPALLEKKDKRSKKEKDEHRAETKEEKKKSEEESVLIEGTRYLIKKIKGKKHLILPWKEFKLTAEAIRQKYTEENQNGALEQLKGLRGKIEIGKSELLSGEKMDLILNAVNNFNIEPIKKTEDEKRFDKTKNYFIEEDLEELINSLSLLFRTTIAKKTTKQLGFITLFCDGTGHFWFKTSRGFHTALHECLVSLQNLIDLAGENFSEDQKTIVRNIYGKMNKMI, encoded by the coding sequence ATGAAATATAAAAATCTACCGGTATACGAACAAAAAGACAGAATATTGGAAATGCTTGAGCACAATCAGGTAATCGTTGTAGAAAGCCCTACAGGCTCAGGCAAGACTACACAGCTACCGGTTATTTTACATGAAGCAGGTTACAGCCGTTCAGGTATGATAGGAGTTACTCAGCCGCGCCGTATTGCGGCCCTTTCGGTAAGCGAATTTATTTCAAAACAGCTTAAAGAACCCATGCCCGGCTTTGTAGGATATAAGATGAGGTTTGAGGACAAGACCTCAAGCGATACTAAGATAAAAATAATGACCGACGGCATTCTTTTACAGGAACTGAAGCTCGATCCTTGGCTCAGTAAGTATTCCGTAATCTTGGTCGATGAGGCCCATGAACGCAGTTTAAACATAGACTTTATCTTGGGGCTTTTAAAGCGGATAATAGCTGAACGCAAGGACTTTAAGGTAATTATTTCGTCGGCTACCATAAACACCGATCTATTTTCGATGTATTTTGACGGATGCCCGGTAATCAAAATAGATGCCATCACCTACCCCGTTACCCTTATCTTTGACCCTCCGGCGATCAAGGCCTCTACCGAAACGCAGGAGGCGGAAACGGCCCTTATGGACAAGATAGCCTCGATTGTAGGGCGCATCTTAAGCGAGGGGCGGAGCGGAGCCATCCTTGTTTTTCTTCCCGGGGAAAGGGCAATCAAGGACTGCATCGAAAGGCTTTCAAAAGAACCGTGGTACAGAAAACTTTTTATCCTTCCCCTTTACGGCCGCTTAAGCAAGGAAGAACAAGAGAGAGTTTTTAAGTCTCCCCCCTTCGGCAAAAAAAAGATTGTTATCTCGACAAACATAGCAGAAACTTCAATTACCATAAACGACATTGCAGCCGTTATAGATTCAGGGCTTGCAAAGCTTAACTTTTATAATCCCTTTACCTTTACTTCAAGCTTGGATGAAACCCTCATATCTAAGGCCTCTTGTAACCAAAGACGAGGACGAGCCGGAAGAACTCAGGAAGGCGTATGCTACCGCCTTTATACCCGTAAGGACTTTGAAACGAGGCAGCTTTATACCCTCGAAGAAATCTACCGTACAGACCTATCAGAGGTTGTTATGCGCATGGCAGAACTCGGCATCCTCGACTTTGAAAATTTCGACTTTATTTCGCCTCCCGGTAAAAAAGGCATAATAGGGGCCATAGACACCCTTAACATGCTCGATGCCCTCGAAAGCGACCGCTCTTTAAGCAGCATAGGAAAGATGATGTGTCTTTTCCCCTTGGCTCCAAGGCAGTCAAGAATTATAGTCGAAGCTATCACAAGATACCCCGACCTTGTAGAAGAGGTTTTAATCGCCGCAGCCTTTTTATCGGCAAGAAGCCCGGTCATCTTCCCCGAGGGTGAAGAAATTGAAGCCCGAAAAGCTCATGCCCTCTTCGATGAGCCCTTGGGAGACTTTGCTTCATTCTTAAAGGTTTTTAGGATGTACTCTCAAGCCCTCGATAAGGAGAGGTTTTGCAAGATTCATTATCTTGATGACAGAGTAATGGCCGAAATAGCCAACATAAAAGAGCAACTCGAACTCATCGTTTCCGATATGGGAGTGCCGATTCTTTCGGGCGGAAAAATGGAGCACTACCTTACGGCTGTAGCCAAGGGAATGATTCAGTTTGTATGCTCGGCTCAAGGAAGGGATTCTTACCGCTCCCTCACCACCGAAAAGATTTTTATTCACCCCGGCTCCTGCATGTACAAGGAAAAAGAACAGTTTATAGTTGCAGGCGAAATAGTGAGAACCTCACGCATGTACGCCATGTCTGTCTCCCCTCTTTCAAAAAAGATAATTGAAGAGGTAGCCCCTGCCCTTTTGGAAAAAAAGGATAAGAGGTCAAAAAAAGAAAAAGACGAACATAGGGCCGAGACAAAGGAAGAAAAGAAAAAGAGCGAAGAAGAAAGCGTTCTCATCGAAGGAACTCGCTATCTCATCAAAAAGATAAAGGGCAAAAAGCATCTCATCCTGCCTTGGAAGGAATTTAAACTCACTGCCGAGGCTATAAGACAAAAATATACCGAGGAAAACCAAAACGGAGCCTTGGAGCAGTTAAAAGGTTTGAGGGGAAAAATAGAAATCGGTAAAAGCGAGCTTTTATCGGGTGAAAAGATGGATTTGATTTTAAATGCGGTAAATAATTTTAATATCGAGCCTATCAAAAAAACAGAAGACGAAAAACGCTTTGATAAAACTAAAAATTATTTTATCGAAGAGGACTTAGAAGAGCTTATAAATTCTTTAAGCCTCTTATTTAGAACTACAATCGCAAAGAAAACTACAAAGCAGCTTGGCTTTATAACCCTCTTTTGCGACGGTACAGGGCACTTTTGGTTTAAAACATCAAGAGGCTTTCATACAGCCTTGCACGAATGCCTTGTTTCCCTTCAAAACCTGATTGACCTTGCAGGAGAAAATTTTAGCGAGGATCAAAAAACAATTGTCCGCAATATCTACGGAAAAATGAATAAGATGATCTAA
- a CDS encoding alanine--tRNA ligase gives MNKNITVDELRSKYIEFFKTKNHVEISGRSLIPENDPTVLFTTAGMHPLVPYLMGEPHPAGSRLTDVQKCVRTGDIDDVGDASHLTFFEMLGNWSLGDYFKKESIAYSFEFLTDEKYLGIPVDKLSFTVFEGNEDAPRDEESASIWEGLGVSKDKIFFLPKEDNWWGPAGETGPCGPDTEIFIDTGKNACSSNCRPGCSCGKYVEIWNNVFMQYHKNKDGSYSPLTRKCVDTGMGVERTVAMLQGKPSVYNTEAFTSIIKSIEDLSGVKYGDNEKTDTSIRIIADHIRTACFILGDPKTTLPSNIGAGYVLRRIIRRAVRHGKKLGIDGNFLSVPASAVIAQNSKFYTELKDNETLILTELKAEEDKFLETLKKGEAEFEKMLPNLLKNPKKIIPGRMAFKLYDTYGFPIELTEELASESGLTVNREEFDEAFKKHQELSRAGSEQVFKGGLADHSEQTTAYHTATHLLHKALRMVLGDHVQQKGSNITAERLRFDFSHPEPMTEAEKKEVEKLVNEAIKADLPVTMEVMPLEEAKKIGAMALFGEKYEDVVKVYKIGDFSTEVCGGPHVEKTGSLGKFVIKKEQSSSSGVRRIRAVLEHSM, from the coding sequence ATGAATAAAAATATTACGGTTGATGAATTACGTTCAAAATATATAGAATTTTTTAAAACTAAAAATCATGTAGAGATATCGGGACGCTCTCTTATACCTGAAAATGACCCTACGGTCTTGTTTACGACAGCGGGAATGCATCCTCTTGTCCCTTACTTGATGGGCGAGCCTCATCCGGCAGGAAGCCGTCTAACGGACGTACAAAAATGTGTCCGTACAGGCGATATAGACGATGTAGGAGATGCTTCACACTTGACATTTTTTGAAATGTTAGGTAACTGGTCCTTGGGAGACTATTTTAAAAAAGAATCCATCGCCTATAGCTTTGAATTTTTAACCGATGAAAAATACTTAGGCATTCCTGTCGATAAACTCTCCTTTACGGTTTTTGAAGGAAATGAAGACGCTCCACGCGATGAAGAGTCTGCTTCTATTTGGGAAGGCTTGGGAGTTTCAAAAGATAAGATTTTCTTTTTACCTAAAGAAGATAACTGGTGGGGCCCTGCCGGAGAGACCGGCCCCTGCGGACCTGACACCGAAATTTTTATAGATACAGGAAAGAATGCTTGCAGTTCTAATTGCCGCCCCGGCTGTAGCTGCGGTAAATATGTAGAAATATGGAACAATGTTTTTATGCAATATCATAAAAACAAGGACGGCTCCTATTCCCCGCTGACAAGAAAATGTGTAGATACCGGGATGGGTGTTGAGCGTACCGTTGCTATGCTTCAAGGAAAGCCCTCAGTTTATAATACCGAGGCTTTTACATCGATTATTAAGTCCATCGAGGATTTGAGCGGCGTAAAATATGGTGATAACGAAAAGACCGATACCTCAATACGCATTATAGCAGACCATATCCGGACTGCCTGCTTTATCTTAGGCGATCCTAAAACTACGCTTCCTTCAAATATAGGGGCGGGCTATGTTTTAAGAAGAATTATAAGGCGTGCTGTAAGACACGGTAAAAAACTCGGCATAGACGGAAACTTTTTATCGGTTCCGGCTTCTGCCGTTATCGCTCAAAATTCAAAATTTTACACTGAGCTGAAAGACAACGAAACCTTAATTTTAACCGAGCTTAAAGCCGAAGAGGATAAATTCCTTGAAACCTTAAAAAAAGGCGAGGCCGAATTCGAAAAAATGCTCCCCAATCTTTTAAAAAATCCTAAAAAAATAATTCCGGGAAGGATGGCTTTTAAGCTTTATGATACCTACGGCTTTCCGATTGAATTAACCGAAGAACTAGCTTCAGAATCGGGCCTGACCGTAAACAGGGAAGAATTTGATGAAGCCTTTAAAAAACATCAGGAGCTTTCAAGGGCAGGAAGTGAACAGGTATTTAAGGGCGGTCTTGCCGACCATTCCGAACAGACGACAGCCTATCACACAGCTACCCATCTTTTGCACAAGGCCCTAAGAATGGTATTAGGCGATCATGTTCAGCAAAAAGGTTCAAATATAACGGCAGAAAGGCTTAGGTTTGACTTTTCTCATCCTGAACCAATGACAGAAGCCGAAAAGAAAGAAGTAGAAAAGCTTGTAAATGAGGCTATCAAGGCAGACTTGCCTGTGACTATGGAAGTCATGCCATTGGAGGAAGCAAAAAAAATAGGAGCAATGGCTCTTTTCGGAGAAAAATATGAGGATGTGGTTAAGGTTTACAAAATAGGAGATTTTTCTACCGAAGTTTGCGGAGGCCCACACGTCGAAAAAACAGGAAGTTTAGGTAAGTTTGTGATAAAAAAAGAACAGTCTTCTTCATCAGGAGTAAGGCGTATTAGGGCAGTTCTTGAACATTCGATGTAA
- a CDS encoding DUF2007 domain-containing protein, producing MWWLVAVLAGIFLFLFLKKSWKENSQGVRLNDGTAAEDEALENIVEMEDAFFEAVRTGKKSIKFMYLFYQEDIMIIKSLFQSEGIPYRMENEHLSSILVGSGVAGTNYTAFYILREDYEDALKIVKEYAENKQLETSDKDSTGCMTKFIDFISAANFIPKKTETSGIVIFKLEND from the coding sequence ATGTGGTGGTTAGTTGCCGTTTTAGCCGGTATTTTTTTGTTTTTATTTTTAAAAAAATCTTGGAAAGAAAATTCTCAAGGAGTCAGATTAAATGACGGCACTGCTGCAGAAGATGAAGCCTTAGAGAACATAGTCGAAATGGAAGACGCTTTTTTTGAAGCTGTACGCACAGGAAAAAAATCAATCAAATTCATGTATCTTTTTTATCAAGAAGATATAATGATAATAAAATCTCTTTTTCAAAGCGAAGGCATTCCATACCGCATGGAAAACGAGCACCTTTCTTCAATACTGGTAGGTTCAGGAGTAGCCGGAACAAATTATACTGCCTTTTATATTTTAAGAGAAGACTATGAGGATGCCTTAAAAATAGTAAAAGAATATGCCGAAAATAAGCAACTTGAAACTTCTGATAAGGACTCAACCGGCTGTATGACAAAATTCATCGACTTTATATCTGCAGCGAATTTTATCCCTAAAAAAACGGAAACATCGGGTATCGTCATATTTAAACTTGAAAACGATTAA
- the nusB gene encoding transcription antitermination factor NusB, translated as MSVGRRRGRILAFQALVAWDMGGAVLDDLLNFSWQNEDSTNDPNRYLFPRMMVLGTIENITEIDKAIQANLDNWVIERLNSVDKAILRLSVYSLLYQKDTPPPIVIDEAINLARDFGTDDSYKFVNAVLDSIKNKS; from the coding sequence ATGAGTGTAGGCAGACGCAGAGGACGGATTCTCGCTTTCCAAGCCCTTGTTGCTTGGGATATGGGAGGAGCCGTCCTTGACGATTTATTGAATTTCTCTTGGCAAAATGAAGACTCGACAAATGATCCGAATAGGTATCTTTTCCCTAGGATGATGGTTTTAGGAACAATCGAAAATATAACCGAAATCGATAAAGCAATTCAGGCTAATCTGGATAATTGGGTTATCGAGCGTCTTAATTCCGTAGATAAGGCTATTTTAAGATTGAGCGTATATTCTCTTCTCTATCAAAAAGATACGCCTCCGCCCATTGTAATAGATGAGGCTATAAATTTGGCCAGGGATTTCGGCACCGATGATTCTTATAAATTTGTAAATGCGGTACTTGACAGTATTAAAAATAAGTCTTAG
- a CDS encoding DDE-type integrase/transposase/recombinase, protein MKIALEQKGIKCSRSTVLRIMRRGNLLHKSRKSPDGLTKADKKAQKCEDLVKQDFSASKPNEKWLTDITQIACKDGILYIAPVLDCFAGEVISLAMDDNMKKELCIRAIQQAHEKEWPEPGFIVLKRSGQPIYEP, encoded by the coding sequence ATGAAAATAGCACTTGAGCAAAAGGGAATTAAATGTTCCCGTTCCACAGTATTAAGGATAATGAGAAGAGGAAATCTGCTTCATAAGAGCAGAAAAAGCCCTGACGGTCTTACAAAAGCCGATAAAAAGGCTCAAAAGTGTGAAGATTTAGTTAAGCAAGACTTTAGCGCTTCAAAACCTAATGAAAAATGGCTTACCGACATTACACAAATTGCCTGCAAAGACGGAATTCTTTATATAGCACCGGTATTAGATTGCTTTGCAGGAGAAGTTATTTCACTCGCAATGGATGATAATATGAAAAAAGAATTGTGCATACGTGCTATTCAACAAGCGCATGAGAAAGAATGGCCGGAACCCGGCTTTATTGTGCTCAAGCGATCCGGGCAGCCAATATACGAGCCATGA
- a CDS encoding lipopolysaccharide assembly protein LapB: MKLQKIVLKIVFLVFLLFSCSFKSDEQAFLEELSNIDTHISEGRSSKALKSLKRLQKKAVNSTNYVSIVKRQLKLGAEPDALICLQKGIKNHPESAELPALLTSILIDSGKSEDALPYCERLKGSPYASLGAEASILADIALNSFNSDFSLLKAAYDKTKNQIFLKNAALVLASQGRLREASHLRYDIPQDTAPDHPFFWSCIVYDLGVFDSIFGDLYFSLVYADKDGGEGKTAENARLHLMLAADAAFGQGDSERARAFWQAAADRSPEASPIVFYDLALTAPDERERVDLLIECIDLYPGFYPVIARYVREDLSLRELNTQDELTAYLESKGFYSIKMEETYFTSPKMTYASEELLKRAMEAPDFDPRFILEEFRYKQIRDKTYASKVRVKADMWKILEKYGKEPIIREYAKWYFAQSGDFNACLSVGEIGKRYEDSFYAGINSALSGDFENAVSSFAASAQVPAYAYAATVNSAYMYYMSGKTSEAVDTYSLAATMTKDKQRQSMLHYEIALIFYERKAYDRARSVLGYALELNPKNYQAASLLKKLKELN, translated from the coding sequence ATGAAGCTTCAAAAGATAGTTTTAAAAATTGTTTTTTTAGTTTTTTTACTTTTTTCTTGTTCTTTCAAAAGCGATGAGCAAGCTTTTTTGGAAGAACTTTCTAATATTGATACACATATATCGGAAGGCCGTTCGTCTAAGGCTTTGAAGAGTTTAAAACGCCTTCAAAAAAAGGCCGTAAATTCTACAAATTATGTCAGCATTGTTAAAAGGCAGTTAAAACTGGGGGCAGAGCCTGATGCCTTAATCTGCCTGCAAAAAGGTATAAAAAATCATCCCGAGTCGGCAGAGCTTCCGGCCCTATTAACTTCTATCCTTATCGATTCCGGAAAATCAGAAGATGCCCTGCCTTATTGTGAAAGGTTAAAAGGTTCCCCATATGCTTCCTTGGGAGCTGAGGCTTCTATTTTGGCGGATATTGCCTTGAATTCTTTTAATTCCGATTTTAGTCTTTTAAAAGCAGCCTATGATAAAACCAAAAATCAAATTTTTTTGAAAAATGCTGCTCTTGTCTTGGCTTCACAAGGCCGTTTAAGAGAGGCTTCTCATTTACGATATGATATTCCGCAAGATACAGCTCCCGATCATCCTTTTTTTTGGAGCTGTATTGTTTATGATCTGGGTGTTTTTGACTCCATTTTCGGCGATTTATATTTTTCTCTTGTTTATGCAGATAAGGACGGCGGTGAAGGTAAGACAGCTGAAAATGCCCGTCTTCACCTTATGCTTGCAGCCGATGCGGCTTTCGGTCAGGGAGATAGTGAAAGGGCGAGGGCCTTTTGGCAGGCAGCTGCCGATAGAAGCCCCGAAGCATCTCCTATAGTGTTTTATGATTTAGCTTTGACCGCTCCTGATGAAAGAGAGCGCGTAGATCTTTTGATAGAATGTATAGATTTATATCCGGGCTTTTATCCGGTTATAGCCCGCTATGTTCGTGAAGATCTTTCCTTGCGTGAATTAAATACCCAAGATGAGCTTACTGCTTATCTCGAATCTAAGGGGTTTTATTCAATAAAAATGGAAGAAACTTATTTTACTTCTCCCAAGATGACCTATGCCTCTGAAGAGCTTTTAAAAAGAGCAATGGAAGCTCCCGATTTTGATCCAAGATTTATTTTGGAAGAATTTAGATACAAACAAATAAGGGATAAGACCTATGCTTCTAAGGTTAGGGTCAAGGCCGATATGTGGAAGATTCTTGAAAAATACGGAAAAGAACCTATTATCAGGGAATATGCAAAATGGTATTTTGCTCAATCCGGAGATTTTAATGCCTGTCTAAGTGTCGGTGAAATAGGAAAAAGATATGAAGATTCTTTTTATGCAGGGATAAATTCGGCTTTGAGCGGAGATTTTGAAAATGCTGTTTCTTCTTTTGCAGCATCAGCTCAAGTTCCTGCCTATGCTTATGCAGCTACAGTAAATTCCGCTTATATGTATTATATGTCGGGAAAAACCTCGGAGGCTGTGGATACTTATAGCCTTGCAGCAACTATGACAAAGGATAAACAAAGACAGAGTATGCTGCACTATGAGATTGCCCTAATTTTTTATGAAAGAAAGGCTTATGACAGGGCTAGGAGTGTTTTAGGTTATGCCTTGGAGTTAAATCCTAAAAACTATCAGGCGGCATCCCTTTTAAAAAAATTAAAAGAGCTTAATTAA
- a CDS encoding ATP-binding protein codes for MSDIRKLPIGLQSFADLKLKNFIYIDKTEYVSKLVSANKVFFLSRPRRFGKSLFLSTLKAYFLGKKELFKGLYIEAAEQKRAKVENRDAWVNYPVLHLDFTAKNYADVKALNDILNAHLREWEEEFKIEKTEDAPDGRFRNLIKQIYETTGKQTVILVDEYDKPLLETMIINEPLNEEYRRILKGFYGVIKSCDEYIRFAFLTGVTKFSKVSIFSDLNNLRDISLEKNYSGICGITAKELKEVFKPEIEALAEERKLNYEETLALLKKRYDGYLFHPQGESVYNPFSLLNAFTKKEIGSYWFATGTPTFLVRTLQNQKEICIRDILENAEMDENSLQDYRPDINNPVPILFQSGYLTIKDYDERLGLYKLGFPNDEVKYGFLDNLIPSYTSIAKDASGLFIGNFIRDIEKGNTESFMKRMYTSCAGLPYSLASKENVKMRERDYQIAFYIIFTLMGQFVETEVVSSKGRADCVVHTDDTIYIFEFKLMGSGTPKEAIRQIKEKGYAEPYKMSGKKIVLIGAVFADGINEETADTWESCDLS; via the coding sequence ATGTCAGATATCCGCAAGCTGCCTATAGGCCTTCAAAGTTTTGCAGATTTAAAGTTAAAAAATTTTATTTACATAGATAAGACCGAATATGTGAGTAAATTGGTTTCGGCCAATAAGGTGTTTTTTTTAAGCAGGCCGCGCAGGTTTGGAAAAAGTCTTTTTCTTTCTACCTTAAAGGCTTACTTTTTAGGTAAAAAAGAGCTTTTTAAAGGGCTCTATATCGAAGCTGCCGAACAAAAACGGGCAAAGGTTGAAAACCGCGACGCTTGGGTCAATTATCCCGTTCTCCACTTGGATTTTACAGCAAAAAACTATGCCGATGTTAAGGCCTTGAATGATATCCTTAATGCCCATTTACGCGAATGGGAAGAAGAGTTTAAAATAGAAAAAACGGAAGATGCTCCTGACGGACGCTTTAGAAATCTTATAAAGCAGATTTACGAAACAACAGGCAAGCAGACGGTCATCCTTGTCGATGAATACGATAAGCCCCTCCTTGAAACCATGATTATAAATGAGCCCTTAAACGAAGAATATAGGCGTATCTTAAAAGGTTTTTACGGGGTAATTAAGTCTTGCGATGAGTATATCCGTTTTGCTTTTTTAACCGGAGTTACCAAATTCAGCAAGGTCAGTATATTCAGCGATTTAAACAATTTGAGGGACATCTCTCTCGAAAAAAATTATTCGGGAATCTGCGGTATTACTGCAAAAGAATTGAAGGAAGTGTTTAAGCCCGAAATTGAAGCCTTGGCAGAAGAGCGTAAACTAAACTATGAAGAAACCCTTGCTTTGTTAAAAAAGCGTTATGACGGCTACCTTTTTCATCCTCAAGGAGAAAGTGTTTATAATCCGTTTAGTTTGCTCAATGCCTTTACAAAAAAAGAAATCGGCTCTTATTGGTTTGCAACAGGAACCCCTACCTTTTTGGTCAGAACCTTGCAAAATCAAAAAGAAATTTGCATCCGCGATATTTTAGAAAATGCGGAAATGGATGAAAACTCATTGCAGGACTACAGGCCCGATATAAATAATCCTGTTCCTATCCTCTTCCAATCAGGTTACTTAACCATAAAAGATTATGATGAAAGGCTTGGCTTATATAAACTAGGCTTTCCGAACGACGAGGTAAAGTACGGTTTTTTGGATAACCTTATTCCCTCTTACACTTCAATTGCAAAGGATGCAAGCGGTTTATTTATCGGTAATTTTATCAGGGATATCGAAAAAGGAAACACCGAATCCTTTATGAAAAGAATGTACACTTCCTGTGCAGGCCTTCCTTACAGCCTTGCTTCAAAGGAAAATGTAAAGATGAGGGAAAGGGATTACCAAATAGCCTTTTATATTATTTTTACACTTATGGGGCAGTTTGTTGAAACCGAGGTGGTAAGCTCAAAAGGAAGAGCCGATTGCGTGGTTCACACCGATGATACTATCTACATCTTTGAGTTTAAGCTGATGGGATCCGGCACACCTAAAGAAGCCATCCGGCAGATAAAAGAAAAGGGCTATGCAGAGCCCTACAAGATGAGCGGAAAAAAGATAGTTCTCATCGGTGCTGTTTTTGCCGATGGCATCAACGAGGAAACAGCCGATACTTGGGAATCTTGCGATTTATCGTAA